Proteins encoded by one window of Erysipelothrix rhusiopathiae:
- a CDS encoding translation initiation factor IF-2 yields MKTQLRNILGSYGTKKNKRKDYFEKSQNKPMLSEMSSEEQAIGQALSSFVITTIITL; encoded by the coding sequence ATGAAAACACAACTTAGAAATATCCTAGGAAGTTATGGAACTAAAAAAAACAAAAGAAAAGATTACTTTGAAAAGTCACAGAACAAACCCATGCTTTCGGAAATGAGTTCCGAAGAACAGGCAATCGGACAAGCATTATCAAGTTTTGTCATTACAACGATTATTACGTTATAA
- a CDS encoding FtsX-like permease family protein translates to MYLKIALRNVKKSYKDYSVYFITLTFSVALFYIFGSFEQQSSILKMTSGQGQAVQALVTTMNVMSAIISVVFAFLILYANQFLIRRRQKELGLYTLLGMPKRTISKILTYETLYIGVISLFTGLVLGYFGSQLTAIASARLLKANVSYHFIFSLNATVKTILSFSTIFIIVLLFNGTVIRKHKVIELFQADRVNETTENKHPILLFIIGVGLLVLAYKWALVPIHLVIFMPFIIALGSFATFIIFKALSGFMLKFMQMNQGLYFKNLNVFVFRQVASKVNTTYKMMAVVSLLLLFGIATLATGFNLNSVMDEQVKRNTPFDYTLMIPYSTINRDFEVETFIAQQQTDASVSMNIYNTEYTAEVLQDIVVESKNQQTPRLYLADINDYNMMRKLHGLPNIALKNQAVYPYGLKQHYKGLKSSTTLLNLGSEALDVIDDQNVTDMSVRNGDFNNIILFMSTETLQKIQEEQTKPVTMTTIYNIDTDKSAVVKTSLEQKLFELGYDQNDIISVTSQELFEMLLGIELVFTFMGLYLGVVFLISSGVILALQQLSEANDNQARYKILSKLGADSKMMNHSIFKQVALYFFIPLLLAGIHAWVGIRAVNVNLDLAGLKASSIVPTFLTCFGVIVIYLIYFSATYFGSKSIIKGN, encoded by the coding sequence ATGTATTTAAAAATAGCACTTAGAAATGTTAAGAAAAGTTACAAAGATTATTCTGTATATTTTATTACGCTTACCTTTTCGGTAGCGTTATTCTATATATTTGGTTCCTTTGAACAACAATCGTCGATTTTAAAAATGACGTCAGGACAAGGTCAAGCGGTTCAAGCATTAGTAACAACTATGAATGTGATGTCCGCAATTATATCAGTCGTATTTGCATTCTTGATTCTCTATGCAAATCAATTTCTCATTCGACGTCGGCAAAAAGAATTAGGACTTTATACATTATTGGGAATGCCCAAACGAACGATTTCAAAAATTTTAACGTATGAAACCCTTTATATTGGTGTGATTTCATTATTTACCGGATTGGTTTTAGGGTACTTCGGATCACAACTTACCGCAATCGCAAGTGCACGTCTGCTTAAAGCAAACGTAAGTTATCATTTTATTTTTTCACTTAACGCAACGGTTAAAACTATTCTGAGTTTTTCCACAATCTTTATCATCGTTTTACTATTTAATGGAACGGTGATACGAAAACATAAAGTCATCGAACTATTTCAAGCAGACCGAGTTAATGAAACTACGGAAAACAAACATCCGATATTACTTTTTATCATCGGTGTTGGACTTCTCGTTCTTGCATATAAATGGGCACTTGTTCCGATTCATCTTGTAATCTTCATGCCTTTTATTATTGCCTTGGGCTCATTCGCTACATTTATCATTTTTAAAGCTCTATCAGGCTTTATGCTTAAGTTTATGCAGATGAATCAAGGTTTGTATTTTAAAAACCTAAACGTGTTTGTATTTCGACAAGTAGCTTCAAAGGTAAATACAACCTATAAAATGATGGCAGTGGTAAGTCTTTTACTTCTCTTTGGGATTGCAACGCTGGCAACAGGATTCAACCTTAATTCAGTTATGGATGAACAAGTGAAACGGAACACACCTTTTGACTACACACTTATGATTCCATATTCAACAATTAATCGTGATTTTGAGGTTGAAACATTTATCGCTCAACAACAAACAGATGCTTCGGTGTCAATGAACATCTATAATACCGAATATACGGCAGAGGTTTTACAGGATATCGTCGTGGAATCTAAGAACCAACAAACCCCACGTCTTTATTTAGCAGATATTAATGACTATAATATGATGCGGAAGCTGCACGGACTACCAAATATCGCCCTTAAAAATCAAGCAGTCTATCCCTATGGTTTAAAACAACATTACAAAGGGTTAAAATCAAGCACGACATTACTTAACTTAGGGAGTGAAGCCTTGGATGTGATTGATGATCAAAACGTTACGGATATGAGTGTAAGGAATGGTGACTTCAATAATATTATCTTGTTTATGAGTACAGAAACGCTACAGAAGATACAGGAAGAGCAAACCAAACCAGTGACGATGACTACAATTTATAATATCGATACAGATAAAAGTGCGGTAGTGAAAACATCACTTGAACAGAAACTATTTGAACTCGGTTATGATCAAAACGATATCATAAGCGTCACGTCACAAGAACTTTTTGAGATGTTGTTGGGGATTGAATTGGTCTTTACTTTTATGGGACTTTATTTGGGAGTTGTTTTCTTGATTAGTAGTGGTGTCATCCTTGCCCTCCAACAACTTTCAGAAGCAAACGACAATCAAGCTCGCTATAAAATTCTTTCAAAACTGGGTGCAGATTCCAAGATGATGAATCACTCAATCTTTAAACAAGTTGCATTATACTTCTTTATTCCACTATTGTTGGCAGGAATTCATGCATGGGTTGGAATTCGTGCGGTGAATGTAAACTTAGATCTAGCTGGGTTAAAAGCAAGCAGCATCGTACCGACATTCTTAACGTGTTTCGGAGTGATTGTGATCTATTTAATCTACTTTAGTGCTACCTATTTTGGAAGTAAGTCAATTATTAAAGGAAACTAG
- a CDS encoding GyrI-like domain-containing protein, producing the protein MNLFIREDIRTNSLDDPEFEQKLTSMWERFNTSLPHYDAAKYAVYTDYKTDYKGLYSLGLATEYEQTSELLVVDDRNDYQVFPVDVADKFGVLNTWKLIWSLETSGKLKRAYTIDFEKYYEDGRIDIFIAVE; encoded by the coding sequence ATGAATTTATTTATAAGAGAAGATATTCGTACAAATAGTCTTGATGACCCTGAGTTTGAGCAAAAACTCACCTCAATGTGGGAACGATTTAACACATCATTACCACACTATGATGCCGCAAAATATGCAGTTTATACGGATTACAAAACAGACTATAAAGGATTGTATTCACTTGGACTTGCGACAGAATATGAACAAACCAGTGAATTATTAGTTGTGGATGATCGCAATGATTATCAAGTGTTTCCTGTTGATGTAGCAGATAAATTTGGTGTTCTAAATACTTGGAAATTAATTTGGTCGTTGGAGACATCGGGTAAGCTAAAGCGCGCTTACACGATTGATTTTGAAAAATATTATGAAGATGGACGTATTGATATCTTCATCGCCGTAGAATAA
- a CDS encoding FtsX-like permease family protein, producing the protein MIIKMAFKNVRKSYKDYTVYFVTLAFSVALFYIFGSFEDQAVILELTNQMGRTFELVSEALNVISVIVVVIFAFLIVYANNFIIGRRKQEFGLYMLLGMSRFKMSLILMTETFLIGLVALFMGLFAGYILTQITGVMMGTILAVPIHYQFIFSINGAQRTIYCFSGIFVLIMFLNQRKLRKITLNELFNAHRIQEMMLTSSVGWTLFQFISAIAILIYDYLWVLKAGQLIIFMPVIVGVGIFATILLFKSLAGSVEHIVRLSRSRYYKNLNMFVIRQVSNKIRSTYRVMAVVSITLLFGITILATGLNLNKRISISAEETVPYDLTLTFMYDDVGISKNYQTDLGLDELFEEGFQVNLYRSESFSTELLVPSGNDDIKPLREPLALVTLSDYNKVRTFHKKPELKLAPNQLYFQPDYNSLVTMRARLVDVIDYRKPYVFNDQEFQIQPYDDVNFVIISNQSNGYPILVVNDQDLNLIKASWPDVFIKTIVSGNMFNSSEAEIERVVEHVNQKQKDDPTEYYATDVLSRYNSGLTGMGTEIIIAAVGLYVGIVLLIVSLVILALQQLSEASDNQARYEILRKIGASSNMIHRALLKQTALYFFMPLGVALIHTVVGLIAVERNLNLINLGYPSNTLSISTVVIVFLFYLIYFVITYMNSKRIIRPHRN; encoded by the coding sequence ATGATTATTAAAATGGCGTTTAAAAATGTACGAAAGAGTTATAAAGATTATACCGTGTACTTTGTGACATTGGCGTTTTCGGTAGCTCTTTTTTATATTTTTGGATCGTTTGAAGATCAAGCAGTAATCCTGGAACTTACTAATCAAATGGGACGCACGTTTGAACTTGTGTCAGAAGCTCTAAATGTCATCTCAGTGATTGTTGTGGTGATATTCGCGTTTCTTATTGTATATGCAAATAACTTTATTATTGGAAGACGTAAACAAGAGTTCGGTCTTTACATGCTTTTAGGGATGTCTCGTTTTAAAATGTCTTTGATACTTATGACTGAAACATTCTTAATTGGGCTTGTGGCTCTTTTTATGGGTCTTTTCGCAGGCTATATTTTGACGCAAATCACAGGGGTAATGATGGGAACAATCTTGGCTGTTCCCATTCATTATCAGTTTATCTTTTCAATTAACGGTGCTCAAAGAACAATTTATTGTTTCAGTGGTATTTTTGTACTTATAATGTTTTTAAATCAACGAAAACTACGCAAAATTACGTTAAACGAATTATTTAATGCACACAGAATACAAGAAATGATGCTAACGTCATCTGTGGGATGGACTTTATTTCAGTTTATCAGTGCCATAGCCATTTTGATTTATGACTATTTGTGGGTGCTTAAAGCCGGTCAGCTCATTATCTTTATGCCTGTTATTGTGGGTGTTGGAATCTTTGCGACCATACTTTTATTTAAATCATTAGCGGGATCTGTGGAGCACATTGTACGTTTAAGTCGTTCACGCTACTACAAGAACTTAAACATGTTTGTCATTCGACAAGTCTCAAATAAAATTCGTTCAACTTACCGTGTAATGGCCGTGGTATCGATTACCTTGTTATTTGGGATTACAATCTTAGCAACAGGATTAAATCTTAATAAACGGATTTCAATTTCTGCGGAAGAAACCGTTCCTTATGACTTAACACTCACTTTTATGTATGATGATGTGGGGATTTCAAAAAATTATCAAACTGATTTGGGTTTGGATGAGTTATTTGAAGAAGGATTTCAAGTTAATCTTTATCGATCAGAGTCGTTTAGTACTGAACTCCTTGTGCCATCAGGGAATGATGATATCAAACCATTAAGAGAACCCTTAGCGCTTGTAACGCTAAGTGATTACAATAAAGTCCGTACATTTCATAAGAAACCAGAACTTAAACTCGCACCAAATCAACTTTACTTTCAACCCGATTACAACAGTCTTGTGACCATGCGTGCACGCTTGGTTGATGTCATTGACTACCGCAAACCCTACGTTTTTAATGATCAAGAATTTCAAATACAACCTTATGATGATGTGAATTTTGTCATCATTTCTAATCAATCAAACGGTTACCCAATCCTTGTGGTCAATGATCAGGATCTGAATCTTATCAAGGCATCTTGGCCCGATGTTTTTATTAAAACAATTGTGAGTGGGAATATGTTTAATTCATCAGAAGCGGAGATTGAGCGGGTTGTGGAGCATGTGAATCAAAAACAAAAGGATGATCCAACAGAATACTATGCAACGGATGTTCTTTCCCGATATAATTCAGGTCTTACGGGAATGGGTACTGAAATTATTATTGCGGCAGTGGGACTTTATGTAGGGATTGTACTTTTAATTGTAAGTCTTGTTATTTTAGCGCTCCAACAATTATCGGAAGCAAGTGATAACCAAGCGCGCTATGAAATCCTTCGAAAAATTGGTGCCTCATCAAACATGATTCATCGTGCGCTTTTAAAACAAACGGCATTATACTTCTTTATGCCACTTGGTGTCGCGTTAATTCATACGGTAGTTGGATTAATTGCGGTAGAGCGGAATTTAAATCTAATTAACTTAGGCTATCCATCGAATACATTAAGCATCTCAACAGTTGTGATCGTGTTTCTGTTTTACCTTATTTATTTTGTTATTACTTATATGAATAGTAAGCGAATAATTCGACCACATCGTAATTAA
- a CDS encoding thermonuclease family protein encodes MNNKIKQNTANMLLKITLLVVLVIIFLLSEFAKPHNNSNMEHVTLHKCIDGDTAQLNIGGKKEKVRFIAVDTPELRQNDQYNPQFFAEEASSFTCEHLKNAKKIELEYDPEANKYDKYGRVIAWVYVDDALLQELLVSGGFAKVKYIYGDYLYVDKLNGLQAHAKKQKVGIWK; translated from the coding sequence ATGAACAATAAAATTAAACAAAACACCGCGAATATGTTACTTAAAATCACTTTATTAGTCGTTTTAGTAATAATATTTCTTCTATCTGAATTTGCAAAGCCACATAATAATTCAAATATGGAGCACGTTACACTTCACAAGTGTATTGATGGGGATACAGCACAACTAAACATTGGTGGAAAAAAAGAGAAAGTCCGTTTTATTGCTGTTGATACGCCAGAGCTGCGTCAGAACGATCAATACAATCCTCAATTTTTTGCAGAGGAAGCAAGCTCATTTACTTGTGAACATTTAAAAAACGCAAAAAAAATTGAACTTGAGTATGATCCGGAAGCTAATAAGTATGATAAGTATGGTCGTGTTATCGCTTGGGTATACGTTGATGATGCGCTTTTGCAGGAACTTTTAGTTTCAGGAGGTTTTGCAAAAGTTAAATATATTTATGGTGATTATCTTTATGTAGATAAACTGAATGGTTTACAAGCTCATGCGAAAAAACAAAAAGTGGGTATCTGGAAATGA
- the ytvI gene encoding sporulation integral membrane protein YtvI, which translates to MIEKRKNFIINILYFAISFSLAALVLKFSTKYLMPFIIGFVIAFLLKPVISKLTKKIGNQKGSSLLVVILFYILLAAAIFWILVAVIAGIQNFAKAVPSFYQTTLSPAIESIIVWVEGAVVNLDPDVIDIIESIGRSVVQSIDGIFKGISGGTINFITRLISSIPSVLISILIAIISSFFFTLDYQGIVSSVMGMIPIKQRTLILDIKDGLISVLGKYLRAYAKLMSLTFVELSFAFFILGIHNPVGLAFMVAIIDILPVLGTGTVMIPWFIIELIMGNTPLGIGLMITYIVITVIRNILEPKIVGDQIGLHPLATLILIYVGLKMFGFIGLFALPISATILKTLHDEGKINIFRRTEEPTEIA; encoded by the coding sequence ATGATTGAAAAACGTAAAAATTTTATAATTAATATTCTGTATTTTGCAATAAGTTTTAGTCTTGCGGCATTGGTCCTTAAATTTTCAACGAAATATTTGATGCCTTTCATTATTGGTTTTGTGATTGCATTCCTATTGAAACCGGTAATATCTAAGCTCACAAAGAAAATAGGAAATCAAAAAGGTTCCTCATTATTAGTGGTTATTCTTTTCTATATATTATTAGCGGCGGCTATATTTTGGATTTTGGTAGCAGTTATTGCGGGTATCCAAAATTTCGCAAAAGCTGTGCCAAGTTTTTATCAGACAACGCTTTCTCCGGCAATCGAATCGATTATTGTTTGGGTGGAGGGTGCAGTCGTAAATCTTGATCCAGATGTCATCGATATTATTGAGTCGATTGGTCGTTCTGTAGTTCAAAGTATTGATGGAATTTTTAAAGGTATTTCAGGCGGGACAATTAATTTTATTACACGACTTATTTCTTCAATTCCAAGTGTTCTAATATCAATATTAATTGCTATTATTTCATCTTTCTTCTTCACTTTAGATTATCAAGGAATTGTAAGTAGTGTGATGGGGATGATTCCTATAAAACAAAGAACTTTAATCTTAGATATTAAAGATGGGCTAATTTCCGTTTTGGGTAAATATCTAAGAGCTTATGCTAAATTAATGTCACTGACATTTGTTGAACTCTCATTTGCGTTCTTTATTCTAGGTATCCATAATCCTGTTGGCTTAGCTTTTATGGTGGCAATTATAGACATCCTTCCAGTGCTTGGAACCGGAACGGTTATGATTCCTTGGTTTATTATTGAACTCATCATGGGTAACACACCATTAGGGATTGGGTTGATGATTACTTACATTGTTATCACTGTAATTCGAAATATATTAGAGCCAAAGATTGTAGGGGATCAAATAGGACTTCATCCGCTAGCGACACTTATCCTTATATATGTAGGGCTGAAGATGTTTGGATTCATAGGGTTATTTGCACTTCCAATATCTGCGACAATATTAAAAACATTGCATGATGAAGGCAAAATAAATATTTTTCGTAGAACAG